Proteins encoded together in one Carya illinoinensis cultivar Pawnee chromosome 3, C.illinoinensisPawnee_v1, whole genome shotgun sequence window:
- the LOC122304112 gene encoding protein MEI2-like 5 isoform X1, with the protein MLGHSEGQFNITAVNVLEEAGKTACGIAPGISAFHSSNDVGLFSSSLMVLPREILNFTDFEHGGQSVDDYLPNLNKLHQVNEPMNPLEHVEANAIERMLPDDEVELFAGIMDDFDLSGLPIQLEDLEDDLFSSGGSMELDLEAQESLSIGISKLSICDGITSNGIGHYAVPNSVGTVAGEHPYGEHPSRTLFVRNININVEDSELRALFEITKFHIMFYGWNVYPRFTFQEFPKYLPLMRFHAIQKKNVPLIMQYGDIRTLYTACKHRGFVMISYYDIRDARTAMRALQNKPLRRRKLDIHFSIPKDNPSEKDINQGTLVVFNLDPSVSNDDLCQIFGVYGEVKEIRETPHKRHHKFIEFYDVRAAEAALKALNRSDIAGKRIKLEPSRPGGARRSLMQQLSQELELDEARGFQYHVGSPVTNSSPGNWLQFGSAGDHNPLHAFSKSPGRGNLSPLSSNQMPGLTSIPPRHLSNSAKFAPIGKDTGRVNLIFPNTGQTQGTAYQHSRSFSEQKFIASPGTLSPCSDMNLNSPGIGTLSGPQFLWGSPGPYSEHINSSAWQTSSVGHPFASSGHDQGFPYTGEKDSFLGLHNHHHVGSAPSVVPLQRQFGFFPESPDTSFMNPVAFSNMDSSRNNVMNIGAHVGLSGNVTENGSPSFRIMSLPRHAPMFLGNGSYPGPRATGYEGLGECGPSRRVENSWNLTDGQKQYQLDLDKIISGEDFRTTLMIKNIPNKYTSKMLLAAIDENHQGTYDFIYLPIDFKNKCNVGYAFINMVSPSHIIPFYEAFHGKKWEKFNSEKVSSLAYARIQGKPALVTHFQNSSLTNEDRQCWPIIFSSEGQETSDQEPFLSRNLNICIRQPDGSYSGDSLESPKGNVEKKPEKD; encoded by the exons ATGTTGGGTCATTCTGAAG GTCAATTCAACATTACAGCAGTTAATGTTCTTGAAGAAGCTGGGAAAACTGCTTGTGGAATTGCTCCTGGAATTAGTGCGTTTCATTCATCAAATGATGTGGGCTTGTTTTCTAGCTCCTTGATGGTTCTTCCTCGTGAAATAT TGAATTTTACGGATTTTGAACATGGTGGTCAATCTGTTGATGATTACTTGCCTAATTTAAATAAACTTCACCAAGTTAATGAGCCTATGAATCCACTTGAACATGTTGAAGCAAATGCAATAGAAAGGATGCTTCCTGATGATGAAGTCGAGCTTTTTGCTGGCATAATGGATGATTTTGACCTAAGTGGTCTGCCTATTCAGCTGGAGGATTTGGAAGATGACCTTTTCAGCAGTGGAGGGAGCATGGAATTAGATTTGGAGGCACAAGAAAGCCTTAGCATTGGTATCTCAAAATTAAGCATTTGTGATGGTATCACTTCAAATGGAATTGGTCACTATGCAGTTCCAAATAGTGTGGGAACAGTGGCTGGGGAACATCCCTATGGGGAGCACCCGTCAAGGACATTGTTTGTGAGGAATATCAATATCAATGTTGAGGACTCTGAATTAAGAGCTCTTTTTGAG ATTACCAAGTTCCATATTATGTTCTACGGTTGGAATGTGTATCCAAGGTTTACTTTCCAGGAATTTCCAAAGTACCTACCTTTGATGAGGTTCCACgccatacaaaaaaaaaatgttccacTTATAATG CAATATGGGGATATCAGGACTTTATACACTGCGTGCAAGCACAGAGGCTTTGTGATGATATCTTACTATGATATCCGAGATGCTCGTACTGCTATGCGTGCATTACAAAATAAGCCCCTGAGGCGAAGAAAACTTGacattcatttttcaattcCAAAG GATAACCCATCAGAAAAGGATATCAACCAAGGAACTCTTGTGGTATTCAATTTGGATCCATCGGTGTCAAATGATGACCTTTGCCAAATATTTGGGGTGTATGGGGAGGTCAAAGAG ATCAGGGAAACACCTCACAAGAGACATCATAAGTTCATAGAATTCTATGATGTTAGAGCTGCAGAGGCAGCTCTTAAAGCATTAAATAGGAGTGACATTGCTGGGAAACGCATAAAGCTTGAACCTAGCCGTCCTGGTGGAGCACGCCGAAG CTTGATGCAGCAACTAAGTCAAGAGCTAGAGCTAGATGAAGCTCGAGGCTTCCAATATCATGTGGGTTCACCTGTCACCAACTCTTCTCCAG GTAACTGGCTGCAATTTGGCAGTGCAGGTGATCATAATCCTCTGCATGCTTTTAGCAAGTCCCCTGGTCGAGGAAATCTCAGCCCTTTAAGTAGCAACCAAATGCCTGGGTTAACTTCAATTCCTCCACGTCATCTGTCTAACTCTGCAAAATTTGCACCAATTGGTAAGGACACCGGAAGGGTGAACCTTATATTTCCTAACACTGGGCAAACGCAAGGAACAGCATATCAGCATTCCCGTTCCTTTTCTGAGCAGAAATTTATTGCTAGTCCAGGAACACTATCTCCATGTTCCGACATGAATCTGAATTCACCTGGCATTGGAACTTTATCTGGTCCTCAGTTTCTCTGGGGAAGTCCTGGCCCTTACTCTGAGCATATCAATTCTTCTGCATGGCAAACATCATCTGTGGGGCACCCATTTGCATCCAGTGGACACGATCAGGGTTTTCCATATACGGGTGAAAAAGATTCTTTTCTTGGCTTGCATAACCACCATCATGTTGGATCTGCTCCATCTGTTGTTCCTCTTCAAAGGCAGTTTGGCTTCTTCCCGGAGTCACCAGACACATCCTTCATGAATCCAGTTGCATTTTCGAACATGGATTCAAGTCGCAACAATGTTATGAACATTGGTGCTCATGTAGGTCTTTCAGGAAACGTAACTGAAAATGGTTCACCCAGTTTCAGAATCATGTCCCTGCCAAGGCATGCTCCCATGTTCCTTGGCAATGGTTCTTATCCAGGACCCAGAGCAACCGGCTATGAGGGACTAGGTGAATGTGGCCCAAGTCGGCGAGTTGAGAATAGTTGGAATCTGACAGATGGCCAGAAGCAGTACCAGCTTGATTTGGATAAAATTATCAGCGGGGAAGATTTCAGGACTACCTTGATGATTAAAAACATCCCTAACAA GTACACTTCGAAGATGCTACTGGCGGCTATTGATGAAAATCACCAGGGTACTTATGATTTTATTTACTTGCCAATTGATTTTAAG AATAAGTGCAATGTGGGTTATGCCTTCATCAATATGGTCTCTCCTTCCCACATTATCCCCTTCTATGAG GCATTTCATGGAAAGAAGTGGGAGAAGTTTAATAGTGAAAAAGTTTCTTCATTGGCATATGCACGAATCCAGGGCAAGCCTGCCCTTGTGACACACTTTCAGAATTCAAGCCTAACGAATGAAGATAGACAATGCTGGCCAATTATCTTCTCCTCAGAGGGACAAGAGACAAGTGATCAG GAACCTTTCCTTTCTAGAAACTTGAACATTTGTATTCGTCAACCAGATGGATCTTACTCAGGGGATTCTTTGGAGAGCCCAAAGGGAAATGTGGAAAAGAAGCCAGAGAAAGACTAA
- the LOC122304112 gene encoding protein MEI2-like 2 isoform X4 encodes MLGHSEGQFNITAVNVLEEAGKTACGIAPGISAFHSSNDVGLFSSSLMVLPREILNFTDFEHGGQSVDDYLPNLNKLHQVNEPMNPLEHVEANAIERMLPDDEVELFAGIMDDFDLSGLPIQLEDLEDDLFSSGGSMELDLEAQESLSIGISKLSICDGITSNGIGHYAVPNSVGTVAGEHPYGEHPSRTLFVRNININVEDSELRALFEQYGDIRTLYTACKHRGFVMISYYDIRDARTAMRALQNKPLRRRKLDIHFSIPKDNPSEKDINQGTLVVFNLDPSVSNDDLCQIFGVYGEVKEIRETPHKRHHKFIEFYDVRAAEAALKALNRSDIAGKRIKLEPSRPGGARRSLMQQLSQELELDEARGFQYHVGSPVTNSSPGNWLQFGSAGDHNPLHAFSKSPGRGNLSPLSSNQMPGLTSIPPRHLSNSAKFAPIGKDTGRVNLIFPNTGQTQGTAYQHSRSFSEQKFIASPGTLSPCSDMNLNSPGIGTLSGPQFLWGSPGPYSEHINSSAWQTSSVGHPFASSGHDQGFPYTGEKDSFLGLHNHHHVGSAPSVVPLQRQFGFFPESPDTSFMNPVAFSNMDSSRNNVMNIGAHVGLSGNVTENGSPSFRIMSLPRHAPMFLGNGSYPGPRATGYEGLGECGPSRRVENSWNLTDGQKQYQLDLDKIISGEDFRTTLMIKNIPNKYTSKMLLAAIDENHQGTYDFIYLPIDFKNKCNVGYAFINMVSPSHIIPFYEAFHGKKWEKFNSEKVSSLAYARIQGKPALVTHFQNSSLTNEDRQCWPIIFSSEGQETSDQEPFLSRNLNICIRQPDGSYSGDSLESPKGNVEKKPEKD; translated from the exons ATGTTGGGTCATTCTGAAG GTCAATTCAACATTACAGCAGTTAATGTTCTTGAAGAAGCTGGGAAAACTGCTTGTGGAATTGCTCCTGGAATTAGTGCGTTTCATTCATCAAATGATGTGGGCTTGTTTTCTAGCTCCTTGATGGTTCTTCCTCGTGAAATAT TGAATTTTACGGATTTTGAACATGGTGGTCAATCTGTTGATGATTACTTGCCTAATTTAAATAAACTTCACCAAGTTAATGAGCCTATGAATCCACTTGAACATGTTGAAGCAAATGCAATAGAAAGGATGCTTCCTGATGATGAAGTCGAGCTTTTTGCTGGCATAATGGATGATTTTGACCTAAGTGGTCTGCCTATTCAGCTGGAGGATTTGGAAGATGACCTTTTCAGCAGTGGAGGGAGCATGGAATTAGATTTGGAGGCACAAGAAAGCCTTAGCATTGGTATCTCAAAATTAAGCATTTGTGATGGTATCACTTCAAATGGAATTGGTCACTATGCAGTTCCAAATAGTGTGGGAACAGTGGCTGGGGAACATCCCTATGGGGAGCACCCGTCAAGGACATTGTTTGTGAGGAATATCAATATCAATGTTGAGGACTCTGAATTAAGAGCTCTTTTTGAG CAATATGGGGATATCAGGACTTTATACACTGCGTGCAAGCACAGAGGCTTTGTGATGATATCTTACTATGATATCCGAGATGCTCGTACTGCTATGCGTGCATTACAAAATAAGCCCCTGAGGCGAAGAAAACTTGacattcatttttcaattcCAAAG GATAACCCATCAGAAAAGGATATCAACCAAGGAACTCTTGTGGTATTCAATTTGGATCCATCGGTGTCAAATGATGACCTTTGCCAAATATTTGGGGTGTATGGGGAGGTCAAAGAG ATCAGGGAAACACCTCACAAGAGACATCATAAGTTCATAGAATTCTATGATGTTAGAGCTGCAGAGGCAGCTCTTAAAGCATTAAATAGGAGTGACATTGCTGGGAAACGCATAAAGCTTGAACCTAGCCGTCCTGGTGGAGCACGCCGAAG CTTGATGCAGCAACTAAGTCAAGAGCTAGAGCTAGATGAAGCTCGAGGCTTCCAATATCATGTGGGTTCACCTGTCACCAACTCTTCTCCAG GTAACTGGCTGCAATTTGGCAGTGCAGGTGATCATAATCCTCTGCATGCTTTTAGCAAGTCCCCTGGTCGAGGAAATCTCAGCCCTTTAAGTAGCAACCAAATGCCTGGGTTAACTTCAATTCCTCCACGTCATCTGTCTAACTCTGCAAAATTTGCACCAATTGGTAAGGACACCGGAAGGGTGAACCTTATATTTCCTAACACTGGGCAAACGCAAGGAACAGCATATCAGCATTCCCGTTCCTTTTCTGAGCAGAAATTTATTGCTAGTCCAGGAACACTATCTCCATGTTCCGACATGAATCTGAATTCACCTGGCATTGGAACTTTATCTGGTCCTCAGTTTCTCTGGGGAAGTCCTGGCCCTTACTCTGAGCATATCAATTCTTCTGCATGGCAAACATCATCTGTGGGGCACCCATTTGCATCCAGTGGACACGATCAGGGTTTTCCATATACGGGTGAAAAAGATTCTTTTCTTGGCTTGCATAACCACCATCATGTTGGATCTGCTCCATCTGTTGTTCCTCTTCAAAGGCAGTTTGGCTTCTTCCCGGAGTCACCAGACACATCCTTCATGAATCCAGTTGCATTTTCGAACATGGATTCAAGTCGCAACAATGTTATGAACATTGGTGCTCATGTAGGTCTTTCAGGAAACGTAACTGAAAATGGTTCACCCAGTTTCAGAATCATGTCCCTGCCAAGGCATGCTCCCATGTTCCTTGGCAATGGTTCTTATCCAGGACCCAGAGCAACCGGCTATGAGGGACTAGGTGAATGTGGCCCAAGTCGGCGAGTTGAGAATAGTTGGAATCTGACAGATGGCCAGAAGCAGTACCAGCTTGATTTGGATAAAATTATCAGCGGGGAAGATTTCAGGACTACCTTGATGATTAAAAACATCCCTAACAA GTACACTTCGAAGATGCTACTGGCGGCTATTGATGAAAATCACCAGGGTACTTATGATTTTATTTACTTGCCAATTGATTTTAAG AATAAGTGCAATGTGGGTTATGCCTTCATCAATATGGTCTCTCCTTCCCACATTATCCCCTTCTATGAG GCATTTCATGGAAAGAAGTGGGAGAAGTTTAATAGTGAAAAAGTTTCTTCATTGGCATATGCACGAATCCAGGGCAAGCCTGCCCTTGTGACACACTTTCAGAATTCAAGCCTAACGAATGAAGATAGACAATGCTGGCCAATTATCTTCTCCTCAGAGGGACAAGAGACAAGTGATCAG GAACCTTTCCTTTCTAGAAACTTGAACATTTGTATTCGTCAACCAGATGGATCTTACTCAGGGGATTCTTTGGAGAGCCCAAAGGGAAATGTGGAAAAGAAGCCAGAGAAAGACTAA
- the LOC122304112 gene encoding protein MEI2-like 5 isoform X3 — protein sequence MLGHSEGQFNITAVNVLEEAGKTACGIAPGISAFHSSNDVGLFSSSLMVLPREILNFTDFEHGGQSVDDYLPNLNKLHQVNEPMNPLEHVEANAIERMLPDDEVELFAGIMDDFDLSGLPIQLEDLEDDLFSSGGSMELDLEAQESLSIGISKLSICDGITSNGIGHYAVPNSVGTVAGEHPYGEHPSRTLFVRNININVEDSELRALFEITKFHIMFYGWNVYPRFTFQEFPKYLPLMRFHAIQKKNVPLIMQYGDIRTLYTACKHRGFVMISYYDIRDARTAMRALQNKPLRRRKLDIHFSIPKDNPSEKDINQGTLVVFNLDPSVSNDDLCQIFGVYGEVKEIRETPHKRHHKFIEFYDVRAAEAALKALNRSDIAGKRIKLEPSRPGGARRSLMQQLSQELELDEARGFQYHVGSPVTNSSPGNWLQFGSAGDHNPLHAFSKSPGRGNLSPLSSNQMPGLTSIPPRHLSNSAKFAPIGKDTGRVNLIFPNTGQTQGTAYQHSRSFSEQKFIASPGTLSPCSDMNLNSPGIGTLSGPQFLWGSPGPYSEHINSSAWQTSSVGHPFASSGHDQGFPYTGEKDSFLGLHNHHHVGSAPSVVPLQRQFGFFPESPDTSFMNPVAFSNMDSSRNNVMNIGAHVGLSGNVTENGSPSFRIMSLPRHAPMFLGNGSYPGPRATGYEGLGECGPSRRVENSWNLTDGQKQYQLDLDKIISGEDFRTTLMIKNIPNKYTSKMLLAAIDENHQGTYDFIYLPIDFKNKCNVGYAFINMAFHGKKWEKFNSEKVSSLAYARIQGKPALVTHFQNSSLTNEDRQCWPIIFSSEGQETSDQEPFLSRNLNICIRQPDGSYSGDSLESPKGNVEKKPEKD from the exons ATGTTGGGTCATTCTGAAG GTCAATTCAACATTACAGCAGTTAATGTTCTTGAAGAAGCTGGGAAAACTGCTTGTGGAATTGCTCCTGGAATTAGTGCGTTTCATTCATCAAATGATGTGGGCTTGTTTTCTAGCTCCTTGATGGTTCTTCCTCGTGAAATAT TGAATTTTACGGATTTTGAACATGGTGGTCAATCTGTTGATGATTACTTGCCTAATTTAAATAAACTTCACCAAGTTAATGAGCCTATGAATCCACTTGAACATGTTGAAGCAAATGCAATAGAAAGGATGCTTCCTGATGATGAAGTCGAGCTTTTTGCTGGCATAATGGATGATTTTGACCTAAGTGGTCTGCCTATTCAGCTGGAGGATTTGGAAGATGACCTTTTCAGCAGTGGAGGGAGCATGGAATTAGATTTGGAGGCACAAGAAAGCCTTAGCATTGGTATCTCAAAATTAAGCATTTGTGATGGTATCACTTCAAATGGAATTGGTCACTATGCAGTTCCAAATAGTGTGGGAACAGTGGCTGGGGAACATCCCTATGGGGAGCACCCGTCAAGGACATTGTTTGTGAGGAATATCAATATCAATGTTGAGGACTCTGAATTAAGAGCTCTTTTTGAG ATTACCAAGTTCCATATTATGTTCTACGGTTGGAATGTGTATCCAAGGTTTACTTTCCAGGAATTTCCAAAGTACCTACCTTTGATGAGGTTCCACgccatacaaaaaaaaaatgttccacTTATAATG CAATATGGGGATATCAGGACTTTATACACTGCGTGCAAGCACAGAGGCTTTGTGATGATATCTTACTATGATATCCGAGATGCTCGTACTGCTATGCGTGCATTACAAAATAAGCCCCTGAGGCGAAGAAAACTTGacattcatttttcaattcCAAAG GATAACCCATCAGAAAAGGATATCAACCAAGGAACTCTTGTGGTATTCAATTTGGATCCATCGGTGTCAAATGATGACCTTTGCCAAATATTTGGGGTGTATGGGGAGGTCAAAGAG ATCAGGGAAACACCTCACAAGAGACATCATAAGTTCATAGAATTCTATGATGTTAGAGCTGCAGAGGCAGCTCTTAAAGCATTAAATAGGAGTGACATTGCTGGGAAACGCATAAAGCTTGAACCTAGCCGTCCTGGTGGAGCACGCCGAAG CTTGATGCAGCAACTAAGTCAAGAGCTAGAGCTAGATGAAGCTCGAGGCTTCCAATATCATGTGGGTTCACCTGTCACCAACTCTTCTCCAG GTAACTGGCTGCAATTTGGCAGTGCAGGTGATCATAATCCTCTGCATGCTTTTAGCAAGTCCCCTGGTCGAGGAAATCTCAGCCCTTTAAGTAGCAACCAAATGCCTGGGTTAACTTCAATTCCTCCACGTCATCTGTCTAACTCTGCAAAATTTGCACCAATTGGTAAGGACACCGGAAGGGTGAACCTTATATTTCCTAACACTGGGCAAACGCAAGGAACAGCATATCAGCATTCCCGTTCCTTTTCTGAGCAGAAATTTATTGCTAGTCCAGGAACACTATCTCCATGTTCCGACATGAATCTGAATTCACCTGGCATTGGAACTTTATCTGGTCCTCAGTTTCTCTGGGGAAGTCCTGGCCCTTACTCTGAGCATATCAATTCTTCTGCATGGCAAACATCATCTGTGGGGCACCCATTTGCATCCAGTGGACACGATCAGGGTTTTCCATATACGGGTGAAAAAGATTCTTTTCTTGGCTTGCATAACCACCATCATGTTGGATCTGCTCCATCTGTTGTTCCTCTTCAAAGGCAGTTTGGCTTCTTCCCGGAGTCACCAGACACATCCTTCATGAATCCAGTTGCATTTTCGAACATGGATTCAAGTCGCAACAATGTTATGAACATTGGTGCTCATGTAGGTCTTTCAGGAAACGTAACTGAAAATGGTTCACCCAGTTTCAGAATCATGTCCCTGCCAAGGCATGCTCCCATGTTCCTTGGCAATGGTTCTTATCCAGGACCCAGAGCAACCGGCTATGAGGGACTAGGTGAATGTGGCCCAAGTCGGCGAGTTGAGAATAGTTGGAATCTGACAGATGGCCAGAAGCAGTACCAGCTTGATTTGGATAAAATTATCAGCGGGGAAGATTTCAGGACTACCTTGATGATTAAAAACATCCCTAACAA GTACACTTCGAAGATGCTACTGGCGGCTATTGATGAAAATCACCAGGGTACTTATGATTTTATTTACTTGCCAATTGATTTTAAG AATAAGTGCAATGTGGGTTATGCCTTCATCAATATG GCATTTCATGGAAAGAAGTGGGAGAAGTTTAATAGTGAAAAAGTTTCTTCATTGGCATATGCACGAATCCAGGGCAAGCCTGCCCTTGTGACACACTTTCAGAATTCAAGCCTAACGAATGAAGATAGACAATGCTGGCCAATTATCTTCTCCTCAGAGGGACAAGAGACAAGTGATCAG GAACCTTTCCTTTCTAGAAACTTGAACATTTGTATTCGTCAACCAGATGGATCTTACTCAGGGGATTCTTTGGAGAGCCCAAAGGGAAATGTGGAAAAGAAGCCAGAGAAAGACTAA
- the LOC122304112 gene encoding protein MEI2-like 5 isoform X2: protein MLGHSEAVNVLEEAGKTACGIAPGISAFHSSNDVGLFSSSLMVLPREILNFTDFEHGGQSVDDYLPNLNKLHQVNEPMNPLEHVEANAIERMLPDDEVELFAGIMDDFDLSGLPIQLEDLEDDLFSSGGSMELDLEAQESLSIGISKLSICDGITSNGIGHYAVPNSVGTVAGEHPYGEHPSRTLFVRNININVEDSELRALFEITKFHIMFYGWNVYPRFTFQEFPKYLPLMRFHAIQKKNVPLIMQYGDIRTLYTACKHRGFVMISYYDIRDARTAMRALQNKPLRRRKLDIHFSIPKDNPSEKDINQGTLVVFNLDPSVSNDDLCQIFGVYGEVKEIRETPHKRHHKFIEFYDVRAAEAALKALNRSDIAGKRIKLEPSRPGGARRSLMQQLSQELELDEARGFQYHVGSPVTNSSPGNWLQFGSAGDHNPLHAFSKSPGRGNLSPLSSNQMPGLTSIPPRHLSNSAKFAPIGKDTGRVNLIFPNTGQTQGTAYQHSRSFSEQKFIASPGTLSPCSDMNLNSPGIGTLSGPQFLWGSPGPYSEHINSSAWQTSSVGHPFASSGHDQGFPYTGEKDSFLGLHNHHHVGSAPSVVPLQRQFGFFPESPDTSFMNPVAFSNMDSSRNNVMNIGAHVGLSGNVTENGSPSFRIMSLPRHAPMFLGNGSYPGPRATGYEGLGECGPSRRVENSWNLTDGQKQYQLDLDKIISGEDFRTTLMIKNIPNKYTSKMLLAAIDENHQGTYDFIYLPIDFKNKCNVGYAFINMVSPSHIIPFYEAFHGKKWEKFNSEKVSSLAYARIQGKPALVTHFQNSSLTNEDRQCWPIIFSSEGQETSDQEPFLSRNLNICIRQPDGSYSGDSLESPKGNVEKKPEKD, encoded by the exons ATGTTGGGTCATTCTGAAG CAGTTAATGTTCTTGAAGAAGCTGGGAAAACTGCTTGTGGAATTGCTCCTGGAATTAGTGCGTTTCATTCATCAAATGATGTGGGCTTGTTTTCTAGCTCCTTGATGGTTCTTCCTCGTGAAATAT TGAATTTTACGGATTTTGAACATGGTGGTCAATCTGTTGATGATTACTTGCCTAATTTAAATAAACTTCACCAAGTTAATGAGCCTATGAATCCACTTGAACATGTTGAAGCAAATGCAATAGAAAGGATGCTTCCTGATGATGAAGTCGAGCTTTTTGCTGGCATAATGGATGATTTTGACCTAAGTGGTCTGCCTATTCAGCTGGAGGATTTGGAAGATGACCTTTTCAGCAGTGGAGGGAGCATGGAATTAGATTTGGAGGCACAAGAAAGCCTTAGCATTGGTATCTCAAAATTAAGCATTTGTGATGGTATCACTTCAAATGGAATTGGTCACTATGCAGTTCCAAATAGTGTGGGAACAGTGGCTGGGGAACATCCCTATGGGGAGCACCCGTCAAGGACATTGTTTGTGAGGAATATCAATATCAATGTTGAGGACTCTGAATTAAGAGCTCTTTTTGAG ATTACCAAGTTCCATATTATGTTCTACGGTTGGAATGTGTATCCAAGGTTTACTTTCCAGGAATTTCCAAAGTACCTACCTTTGATGAGGTTCCACgccatacaaaaaaaaaatgttccacTTATAATG CAATATGGGGATATCAGGACTTTATACACTGCGTGCAAGCACAGAGGCTTTGTGATGATATCTTACTATGATATCCGAGATGCTCGTACTGCTATGCGTGCATTACAAAATAAGCCCCTGAGGCGAAGAAAACTTGacattcatttttcaattcCAAAG GATAACCCATCAGAAAAGGATATCAACCAAGGAACTCTTGTGGTATTCAATTTGGATCCATCGGTGTCAAATGATGACCTTTGCCAAATATTTGGGGTGTATGGGGAGGTCAAAGAG ATCAGGGAAACACCTCACAAGAGACATCATAAGTTCATAGAATTCTATGATGTTAGAGCTGCAGAGGCAGCTCTTAAAGCATTAAATAGGAGTGACATTGCTGGGAAACGCATAAAGCTTGAACCTAGCCGTCCTGGTGGAGCACGCCGAAG CTTGATGCAGCAACTAAGTCAAGAGCTAGAGCTAGATGAAGCTCGAGGCTTCCAATATCATGTGGGTTCACCTGTCACCAACTCTTCTCCAG GTAACTGGCTGCAATTTGGCAGTGCAGGTGATCATAATCCTCTGCATGCTTTTAGCAAGTCCCCTGGTCGAGGAAATCTCAGCCCTTTAAGTAGCAACCAAATGCCTGGGTTAACTTCAATTCCTCCACGTCATCTGTCTAACTCTGCAAAATTTGCACCAATTGGTAAGGACACCGGAAGGGTGAACCTTATATTTCCTAACACTGGGCAAACGCAAGGAACAGCATATCAGCATTCCCGTTCCTTTTCTGAGCAGAAATTTATTGCTAGTCCAGGAACACTATCTCCATGTTCCGACATGAATCTGAATTCACCTGGCATTGGAACTTTATCTGGTCCTCAGTTTCTCTGGGGAAGTCCTGGCCCTTACTCTGAGCATATCAATTCTTCTGCATGGCAAACATCATCTGTGGGGCACCCATTTGCATCCAGTGGACACGATCAGGGTTTTCCATATACGGGTGAAAAAGATTCTTTTCTTGGCTTGCATAACCACCATCATGTTGGATCTGCTCCATCTGTTGTTCCTCTTCAAAGGCAGTTTGGCTTCTTCCCGGAGTCACCAGACACATCCTTCATGAATCCAGTTGCATTTTCGAACATGGATTCAAGTCGCAACAATGTTATGAACATTGGTGCTCATGTAGGTCTTTCAGGAAACGTAACTGAAAATGGTTCACCCAGTTTCAGAATCATGTCCCTGCCAAGGCATGCTCCCATGTTCCTTGGCAATGGTTCTTATCCAGGACCCAGAGCAACCGGCTATGAGGGACTAGGTGAATGTGGCCCAAGTCGGCGAGTTGAGAATAGTTGGAATCTGACAGATGGCCAGAAGCAGTACCAGCTTGATTTGGATAAAATTATCAGCGGGGAAGATTTCAGGACTACCTTGATGATTAAAAACATCCCTAACAA GTACACTTCGAAGATGCTACTGGCGGCTATTGATGAAAATCACCAGGGTACTTATGATTTTATTTACTTGCCAATTGATTTTAAG AATAAGTGCAATGTGGGTTATGCCTTCATCAATATGGTCTCTCCTTCCCACATTATCCCCTTCTATGAG GCATTTCATGGAAAGAAGTGGGAGAAGTTTAATAGTGAAAAAGTTTCTTCATTGGCATATGCACGAATCCAGGGCAAGCCTGCCCTTGTGACACACTTTCAGAATTCAAGCCTAACGAATGAAGATAGACAATGCTGGCCAATTATCTTCTCCTCAGAGGGACAAGAGACAAGTGATCAG GAACCTTTCCTTTCTAGAAACTTGAACATTTGTATTCGTCAACCAGATGGATCTTACTCAGGGGATTCTTTGGAGAGCCCAAAGGGAAATGTGGAAAAGAAGCCAGAGAAAGACTAA